The following proteins are encoded in a genomic region of Flammeovirga pectinis:
- a CDS encoding DUF983 domain-containing protein — MAKSKIQAIVSRKCPSCREGDIFTNSTLSTKFSKINKRCKECNATFEPETGFYFGAMYVSYGINVALMFATLFFTYFIFDPENPLVYIFAATIPMMVFMPFIFRLSRSIYLHLFGGLPYRPKK, encoded by the coding sequence ATGGCTAAATCAAAAATTCAAGCAATTGTATCTCGTAAATGCCCAAGTTGTAGGGAAGGGGATATATTCACTAATAGCACATTATCAACAAAATTTTCTAAGATCAATAAGCGCTGTAAAGAGTGTAATGCAACATTCGAACCTGAAACAGGTTTTTATTTTGGTGCAATGTATGTTAGTTATGGAATAAATGTAGCATTAATGTTTGCTACTCTATTTTTTACTTATTTTATTTTTGATCCTGAAAATCCACTGGTTTATATTTTTGCTGCAACTATACCTATGATGGTATTTATGCCGTTCATTTTTAGATTATCAAGATCTATTTATCTCCATTTATTTGGAGGTTTACCATATCGACCAAAAAAATAA